The genome window CTGAACCAGTACCACAACCCCGACAACATCGAGGCGCACTACAAGCTCACCGGCCCGGAGATCTACGAGCAGACCGAGGGGAAGTTCGACTACTTCGTCTCCGGCCTGGGCACCGGCGGCACGATGAGCGGCGCCGGCAAGTTCCTCAAGGAGAAGATTCCCGGCCTGAAGAACGTGGGCGTGGACCCGGTGGGCTCCGTCTACGAGGGCTACTTCAAGACGGGCAAGCTGACCGAGCCGCACGTCTACAAGGTCGAAGGTATCGGCGAGGACATGCTGTGCGGCGCCATGGACTTCAAGGTCGTGGACGACGTGCGGCAGGTGGATGACCGCCAGTGCTTCGCCGCCGCCAGGCGCCTGGCGCGCGAGGAGGGCATCTTCGCGGGCGGCTCGTCCGGCGCCGCGGTGCACGTCGCGGTGCAGCTGGCGAAGGAAGTGGGCAAGGGCAAGACGATTGTCGTGGTGCTCCCCGACTCGGGCAGCAGCTACATCAGCAAGTTCCACTCGGACGAGTGGATGCGTGACAACGGCTTCCTGGAGGAGAAGGGCGCCGGCACCGTGCGCGACATCATTGGCGACAAGCGCAAGGACGTGAAGACGGCGCGCAAGGGCGACAAGGTGGACCAGGTGGTGGAGACCATGCGCGGCCACGGCATCAGCCAGATGCCCGTGGTGTCCGAGGACGGCCGCGCGGTGGGCATGGTGCACGAGTACGACCTGCTCAACGCCCTGGTCGCCGGGAAGGTGAAGTTCAGCGACGCCATCGACGCCATCGTCGCGCCGCTCCAGGGCGCGCTGTCGCCCGACACCAGCATCGCCCGCCTGCGTGAGGTCTTCGCCCAGGACAACGTGGCGGTGGTGAAGGAGGGCGAGAAGGTCGTCGCCATCGTCTCGAAGATCGACCTCATCGACTACCTGCACCGCACGGCGGCGTAGTCCCCCGCCCGCTCGGGCACCGGAAGCGCACGGAGGGCCTCCACGTTCCCTTGTCGGGAGCGGGAGGCCCTCGGTGTTTCCACGGGACGACGGACGGCTACGGGGCCGCCGGCCGCCGGGAGAAGAGCGCGTTGGCGATTTCCGTCATCACCACCTCGCCGTGCTGGTTGCGGACCTCGAAGCGGAACTTGATGGCTCCGCGGTCCTGCTTGCTGCGCGACGGGGTGGTGGAGACGACCTCCGTGCGCACCGAGAGGGCGTCGCCGGGGCGCACGGGCTTGAGCCAGCGCAGCTCGTCCAGGCCGGGGGAGCCGAGGCTCGCGGCCTTGCCCAGCAGGCCCTCCACGATGAGCCGGTGGCAGATGGACGCGGTGTGCCAGCCGCTGGCGATGAGGCCGCCGAAGATGCCCTCGCGGCCGCCCTCGTCGCTCAGGTGGAAGGGCTGCGGGTCGAACTGCTTCGCGAAGGCGATGATCTCCTCGCGCGACACCACGTATGGCCCGTGCTCGCTGGCGTCTCCCGGCTGGAAGTCCTCGAAATAGCGCATGTGTTCCCTCGGCTGTGCCCGGCCCTCATAAAGCCGCGCGGGGCCCGCCGCCAGCACGGATGCAGGCGGGGGCCCCGGCGGGGAACACTGGCGCGCTTCAGAGCGCGGGGAACACCTTCACCACACCCGACTCCAGCACCACGACGAGCTCCGGGCGCGCGTCGCCCAGCATGTTGGCGGGCCCCACCCAGACGGGCTTCGCCTCCAGGGGGTAGCGCTTCACGGTGCGGTAGCGGCCCTGCCCTTCACCGGGCACCACCACCACCGCGGGGTTGACGGTGTCCCTGCCGTACAGGTCCATGAGGCCGTCCCCGTTGACGTCCTTCGCCTCCAGCACCGCGCCGGCCGCCTTCAGCGAGCACGACAGCGGGGCCTGGAGGCCGCCGCCCCCGTCACCCCGCAGGACGGTCATCGTCCCCTGCTCGCCCGACAGCAGCAGGTCCATGGAGCCGTCGCCGTCCACGTCACCGGCGCTGTGCGAGACGTAGCGCGGGGAGAAGTCACTGAAGCCCTCACCGTCCGCCAGCGTCCCCGCCCACGAGACGTAGTCAAGGTTGACCCCCAGCGTCTGGTGGACGAGGTCCAGCGTGCCATCCCCGTTGAAGTCCGCGGCGAGGGGCGGGCCGCCGCCCCCACACGAGTCATCCGGCTCGGAGTTGTGGTCCACCAGCGCCGTGCGCGTCAGCATGCCCCCGCCCTCGTTCTTCAGGAGCACCCCGGCCAGCGTGCAGGACGTGTGGCGGGTGGCCACCAGGTCCACGTTGCTGTCGCCATTGACGTCCGCCGCCAGGAGGCCCGCGCCTCCCTCCACCAGGTAGCCGTAGTCGTAGTAGTTCACGAAGTCACCCTGGCCGTAGTTCCACCAGATGCGCAGCCGGCGGTCCGTGTCCGCGGTGAAGACGGCGAGGTCCTGCTGCCCGTCCCTGTTGAAGTCTCCCGCCGCGAGCTGGGACGCCGACCCGTCCCGGAGCGTGTCCACCGTCCGCAGCGACCCGTCCGTCTGGGCCAGCACCAGCTGCACGCCGACGCTCGGAGACGCCAGGGCGAGGTCCTCGTAGCCATTCCTGTCGAAGTCCGCCACCGTCACGGCCTGGGTGCCCGGCCTGACCGGATGCGTCTTGAGGGGCCTGGGCGCCGTGCCAGGTGCCACGCCATCCCTCAGGACCATGGGGCAGCGGGGCGTGAGGGGGGGCTCGATGTTCCCGACCCTGGGCACCGCGTAGACGGAGACCGCGTTGTCACCCGCCTCCGCCACCAGCAGCTCCCGCGTCCCGTCTCCATCCAGGTCGACCACCACGACGTCGTGCGGCGCGCGGCCCGTGGCCAGCGTCTCCGCCATCTGGAGGCCGCCCTGGCCGAGGCCCCGCCAGAACGACACCAGGCCCGCGTCGCGGTGCACGAGCAGCACGTCCTGCCAGCCATCCGCGTCCGCGTCCGCCACCACGAGGCGGCTCGCCAGCGCCTGCGCGGGAAGGGGCGCGTCGATGCCCTCGTCGAAGTGACCATCGCCCCGGCCCAGGTACGTCCGGAGCCGCTCCCCCTCCACCGTCACGAGGTCCGCATGGCCGTCGCCGTCGAGGTCCGGCGTCTCCAGCAGCGACGGCTGCGGCAGCACCGGGCTCGTCTCCATGAGGCCCACGGCGGTGAACTGCGTCCCGGAGGGGTCCGTGGTTCCGAAGAAGCCGGTCAGGCTCCAGCGGCTCGAGGAGAGGACCACGTCCATGAGGCCGTCCTCGTTGAAGTCCGCGACGGCGGCCGCGGCCTTCGTGTCCAGCATGGCGACCACCGGGGCGCCCGACCCGGTGCTGGCGCTCCGGGACTCGAACGTGCCCGTCGCGTCGGGGACCAGCAGGTGGAAACCTCCTTCCGTGGTGGGGCCGGAATTGGAGCGCTCATAGCTCCCCACTGCCCAGATGCGCGGGGCGGAGCCCTCCGCGGCGGGCCAGATGCCCAGGCTGGAGATGACGCCCTTGGAGAACACGCTGGGCTGGGTTGCGAACCGCGCCCCACCGAGGCCGGGGAACAGCTGCGCCCCGTACCGCGTGCCCAGGAGCAGGTCGACCAACCCGTCCTGGTTCGCGTCGCCCGCGGCAATCCGGCCCGAGGAGGTGCCCAGGCGCTGATTCCAGCTCGGCTTTCCGAGCACGCCCTTGCCATCGTTGAGCAGCACGAGGAACCGGCCGGGCTTCGCCTTGTACCGGCTCTCGAAGGCCCGGCCCATGGCGTTGACGGCCAC of Pyxidicoccus xibeiensis contains these proteins:
- a CDS encoding pyridoxal-phosphate dependent enzyme; this encodes MDIHDTILSAIGHTPLVKLNKLVGPNDATVLVKCEFMNPGASIKDRMALYIIEKAEKEGKLKPGGTIVENTSGNTGMGVALAAAVKGYKCIFTMPDKMSLEKINRLKALGAQVVVTPTNVPAEDPRSYYETAKRLHRETPGAFMLNQYHNPDNIEAHYKLTGPEIYEQTEGKFDYFVSGLGTGGTMSGAGKFLKEKIPGLKNVGVDPVGSVYEGYFKTGKLTEPHVYKVEGIGEDMLCGAMDFKVVDDVRQVDDRQCFAAARRLAREEGIFAGGSSGAAVHVAVQLAKEVGKGKTIVVVLPDSGSSYISKFHSDEWMRDNGFLEEKGAGTVRDIIGDKRKDVKTARKGDKVDQVVETMRGHGISQMPVVSEDGRAVGMVHEYDLLNALVAGKVKFSDAIDAIVAPLQGALSPDTSIARLREVFAQDNVAVVKEGEKVVAIVSKIDLIDYLHRTAA
- a CDS encoding MaoC family dehydratase — translated: MRYFEDFQPGDASEHGPYVVSREEIIAFAKQFDPQPFHLSDEGGREGIFGGLIASGWHTASICHRLIVEGLLGKAASLGSPGLDELRWLKPVRPGDALSVRTEVVSTTPSRSKQDRGAIKFRFEVRNQHGEVVMTEIANALFSRRPAAP
- a CDS encoding FG-GAP repeat domain-containing protein; amino-acid sequence: MKWAGVWRRVARVYACSLGLVLSVGCGEGGEKTTEEPPAPDPAPSQVPDSGTGAPDSGQVVVEPPPDAGPPPVVDSGVPDGGGGNPPGEDGGTDAGTPGNDGGTPGTGGGTDGGTSTPDAGQPPVSSGGPAQRSPQWRASFYAGVAPGGLSVADFNGDGAPDVAVNAMGRAFESRYKAKPGRFLVLLNDGKGVLGKPSWNQRLGTSSGRIAAGDANQDGLVDLLLGTRYGAQLFPGLGGARFATQPSVFSKGVISSLGIWPAAEGSAPRIWAVGSYERSNSGPTTEGGFHLLVPDATGTFESRSASTGSGAPVVAMLDTKAAAAVADFNEDGLMDVVLSSSRWSLTGFFGTTDPSGTQFTAVGLMETSPVLPQPSLLETPDLDGDGHADLVTVEGERLRTYLGRGDGHFDEGIDAPLPAQALASRLVVADADADGWQDVLLVHRDAGLVSFWRGLGQGGLQMAETLATGRAPHDVVVVDLDGDGTRELLVAEAGDNAVSVYAVPRVGNIEPPLTPRCPMVLRDGVAPGTAPRPLKTHPVRPGTQAVTVADFDRNGYEDLALASPSVGVQLVLAQTDGSLRTVDTLRDGSASQLAAGDFNRDGQQDLAVFTADTDRRLRIWWNYGQGDFVNYYDYGYLVEGGAGLLAADVNGDSNVDLVATRHTSCTLAGVLLKNEGGGMLTRTALVDHNSEPDDSCGGGGPPLAADFNGDGTLDLVHQTLGVNLDYVSWAGTLADGEGFSDFSPRYVSHSAGDVDGDGSMDLLLSGEQGTMTVLRGDGGGGLQAPLSCSLKAAGAVLEAKDVNGDGLMDLYGRDTVNPAVVVVPGEGQGRYRTVKRYPLEAKPVWVGPANMLGDARPELVVVLESGVVKVFPAL